GCGTTCTCCACCGTTTTGTTACTTTATTTCTTGGTGTTTAAACAGCAGATAGACATCTGTAGTGTATCCCTGTTACCTCTTGTAACCATGTCTGTTCAGGAGGGCTGAGGAAAGAGGGTATGTGGACACCATCATCGAGTCTTTGATTTTTATCTTGTCTTGTTTTACAGACACTCACCAGATTTGAAATGGATTTTTGATaaggaaaataaaatattaaaaaaaggaaTCAATGCTTGTAAATtggttttgttcaaataaaataaaaaaacaccatGTTTGGAATTCATCCAGTTGCAAAAAGCAGTAATAAAGGTTAAAATCCTTTGCTTGTGTATGGAAATCAATGGGAAGCTGTTTTAATTTCCCTCGGGTCAAGTTAAGAACAAAGCATTCTAGTCATATTAAATATTACCCATAAAAATAGCTTTATTAAATGGCATAAAGTGTGGTTTGGCTAGTTGTCAACTTCTAAAGGATTTTGGTGTCATCAGCAGTGTGGATGCAAAGTGTTCCTGCAGGAGTCTGTCAGCTATGAGCGCCACAAATGTTTGGTCCGAACCTTCAAATTCTTCTCGGGTCACCGTCTTGGGCCAGTCGCTGGGCTGAAACGCCCACCCTTCAAAGAAAAGAGAAAATTTGTTATACTACTTAAACTGAGACGAAAATACACTAAGGAAGTCCTCTCCCTTTGTTTCTTAATCAGATTTGAAGATTGAAAATGtagcacttgctcaccaatggatcctctgcagtgaatgggtgccatcagaatgagagtccaaacagttgataaaaacatcacaatattccACACATTATCTTGAAAAAACAAAATCAACACTAAGGCATTTTTAACTAAACTGTTGCTCAAACAGGAGTCCCTAATCCAttataacgcttcctccagtgactTCTGTTGTCTCTcaaatcaaaatccacccacatatttgtttagagctgttttggcttgtaatcAGTGCTTGATCTGCAGATTTCtgtcctgattcagaccagaccacttcaTTGTAGAACGCTttattatggacttgtattttagttaaaagcaTCTGGactatggatttgtttcttacaaacatgcagcttttgactTCACCAGACatgaattgatggactggagtggcgtGGATAATTGttttgatcagctgtttggactctcattctgacggcacccattcactccagaggatcttctccaaatctgatgaagaaaagtGAATtacatctttgatggcctgagTGGGAGTAAATTTTCAGTAAACTGTTATATTAAATGTACATGAACGGCAGAGGAAAGTTGTTTATttcttgttttgctttttgttaagTAGTCCAGTAGATCTCAATGTAAGCTTATAgcgtttatacacacacacacacacacacacacacatatatatatatatatatatatatatacaaataaaatgctCTCAACACATTATACATCCATCAAATACTTTTGCTTCAAACTTGCTAAAATCCTAGCCTCAGCCCAATCAGAAGTACCACTACTTGCACAGAaacttatacattttttaaagaaagacaACAGATGGAtttagaggcttttgcatctgGTATATACACTTCAAGAATAAATACTTCAAACTTGTGAACATTTCATGTACTATAACAATATGAcgcttttatttgaaaaaaaaaaaacatcacctaAATGACCATGCTCTACTGTTTGAGCAATGTATTAATTATTGTTCTTTTAAATACTTATTTATATTatgtgcactaccagtcaaaagtttttgaacagtaaaattttaacttctgctcaccaagcctgcatttatttgatccaaggtacagcaagaacagtaacattttgaaatgtttttaccatgtaaaataactgctttctatttgaatacattttaaaatgtaatttattcctgtgattaaagttgaattttcagcatcattactccagtcttcagtgtcacacaatccttcagaaatcagtctaatatgctgactcgctgtacaatttttattattattttcgatttttaaaacacttgagtgcatttttttcatatttgataaatagaaagatccaaagatcagcatttatctgaaataagctTTTATACACTCCACcagtcaaaagcttggagtcagtatattctTATTTTAGCTAAAGAAAtgattgaaattaatactttgatttagccaggatgctttaaattggtcaaaagtgatgataaggaTATTTATAATGCTATAAAATATTaccatttcagataaacgctgttcttctaaactttctattcatcaaagaaacctgaaaatattttttttaacttaatatTGTTCactgagaatgatttctgattcagctttgaaatcacaagaataaattagatattaaaatatatccaaatggaaaatagttgttttaaatagtaaaaatattttttttctgcttttgctgtactttggatcaaataaacacaggcttggttagaagagacctctttaaacattaaaaatcttacctgactggtagtgtatatacaatGTATAGACTATTTTTTATCGCATTTCACATGAATAAACAGCAAGCACCCTCTAAACACCCACCTAGGTGTGTTTTGCACCGCGGGCAGGTGGCGATGGTCCAGGCGTGATCCGGATACCAGGTGAAGTGACTGTCCGCTGGCCAGTGCTTCAGCACATCTGCTCGTTTAAAAGTCACGACTTCGAACTGGAATCCTTGCGGATTCTCGAAGAGCTGAACGGAGACGCGCTTCCCTCCGATGACCGTGTCGTTCCGGTGCGACAGTGCCAAGCGGCTGGGCACGAACCTCAGGTCCGTGTCTTCCGCCACCTCGTGCCCGCAGGAGCGGCACAGCAGCAGCCCCGAACAGCCCAGACCGAACCGAACCCACTCGCACCACAGCGCCACGACACACACCGCGGCGGGAAACTTTATTAGAACCATCCTGAGAGAAAACAACACTTCCCGCCACTCACAGCTGAAGCGCCGCTGCGTGTAACGAGCGCAGCACAAAACCAGTGGCTCTAGTTTAAAACACGCTCATATATGATGTGGAATAAGCAAACGTTTGTTTGAAAGCGAATTCACGCACACCACTTTTTCTAAGTGCCTACAGCTGAAACACACTCACAAACTACTGGAGCGTCACTGAGAAATCACTGTGCAAATGACAGCGCCCACTAAAGGCGGGATGAATTACttcttttgttgttttaaatgtcTGTATAATCAAACTCCGTTAATATAAAGAGATTAAATAACAGATTCATGAGTTCATCTAAATTTTACAAAAAGCTTATGGACGTATTGTTGGCAATGTAAAGTTAACCAAAAACTGAGAAATTTTGgtcagattttttaatgtttatctaAACTCATTttgtaagagactttttttttctgttttaaaaatgttttctttggATTGTTTGACTACTCGAAAgagaataaatgaaaatatagCGTAGCTGATTTGTGTTTCCTGCTAGCTAAAttttacatacataaataaaaaagctgtctctaaatgaccaaaaaaaaagaCAGCTCCGAAGCTCCAAattaatcaaaagattcacggacctgctccgaagtcccgatctaaatcaaatgattcgcgatccgcaccctgaaatcccaatctgattcaaatgattcatgaacacgCAGAGTcctgtttttaataaaatgatttgcaatctgcgctctgaagtcccgatctgaatcaaatgattcgcgattagCACCCTGAAATCCcaatctgattcaaatgattcacgaacacgCACAAAGTCCCGGTTTGAATCAATtaatttgcgatccacgctccaaagtcacaatctgaatcaattgattcgcgtTCCGAAGTCACGATCTAAATAAAAAGATTcatgaagttccaatctgaatcaaatgaattgatTCACAATCCGATCTCGAATCATCCGATCTGAATCTAAAGATTCACAAGCCCGCTCCAaatcatcatttcagatcaggactcgcaAATTTTTCAATTtaccaaatgatttgcaaacccgctctaaTTCTGATCAAATGATTAGCGATACGTGATCCATTTGGAGTGCTTTGAAACAGcgaatctttttgcgacgcaaAACCATTACAATACCTGCTTTCTTCATTCTTAAATGAATCTTTTGATCTGATAGTAAATCGCTTTAACTGAATGATCGCAGTCACGAGTTTTAATCAATTAGAGCGGTTCCAGCGCagatgactcactcaattgattcggttTGTCTGCTCCTGCGctttttgcatcttcagccatgttttacaagacactgtcagtactactacatGCTTAGCTCGCTATGGTTTTATGACATTAACAGAAATAAGCGAAAATGTATGatgttttacaaataaaatatcccTATTTCCATTCCAAAGACAAACATATTTAGGTGAGCTATCATTACTGCTAACTAGTGAAACACTCCACTATTATGACGAGCTGCAGCAAAAATACGCGTTAGATGGAAACATTATGCATTATGAtcgagtttgtagcttaatttGTGGTATTAGTTGGTTTGTCACTAAAATTGCTAAATTGTTATACATAACGAATAAAGTTCATGATATTGACCAGAGCTCGTTTTTCAAATTCTGCTAACCCCTTTAATAAATATACTTCCTTAAATAACAGAACATCCATAATagctttattctattttattttacaccaGGTTTGTAATAGACCCCTCTTACTTTAGTGGTTATGTACTAATGCAAAAACAAAAGAACTGGTACATTGgatttaaaaacacacaaaatcatAAATATCCACATCAATGTACAGTATATTTCATTTTAGTGTAAATACATCATATTCCAGAAATAAGTCTTACATTTGGGGTAAACTGATTACTGTTAACAATAATTTGTCTAAAACAGATACTAAactttggttggttggttggggGATAATTGTCATGAATTTGAGATCGGACGGATATATTAAGACaccaaaatgtattaaaaacaaatTGCAAAAAGGAGATTTCCTTACATGGtcaaataaaagaaaaacttaaGATGGCATGATGCTTGATTATATAAATCCTATAGATGAGAGAATGCATCAACACTCATGCAAACACACATTCATCCACTAAACAGTACTGGCTTATACTTCATTGCAGTGTAGAATTTTTGGAAACATTTGTCAGGGTGGATTTCCACCAATCAGGACCTGAAGAAGGCGGAGCCAAGTTCGCTCTTGGGAACTGGAATCTGCTTAGTTCTTAAAGACGTCTAGATAAGAAAAAGAACAGACTATTAGTTATTAAAAatctataaatatataattcaGCTAATACGAACAAGATGCTTACCTCTAGAAACTGTTTGAGTCTGGTTACAGAGCCCATCTGACCAGTGCTTGTGACTGCTTCGATTCTGAGAAAGTAAGGTTTaggtattaatatttattttgggtTATTTAATAACATGCATATTTATGTTTACATCTGATATTTAAGAAATACTTcaaccaaaaatgataatttgccAAAAACTCATTTATACTCGGgctattcaagatgtagatgagtttgtttcttcatttgcATGATGCTTCGCTGGTTATTTTTGTCACTTCATTTTTAATCAGGCAAGTGcaagtaaacaaaacattttaaaaatatcttgacctatatttattaatattattgagaacattatatacagaaaaatggTAGTTCGACCTGTATTCTGCCACTAccattctgtctgaagacgcagaaaCTACCgcaaggagagaaaaaaaaaaaaacttcagtccGCTAGACTGAAGTgacaaatttaaatttaaatttaagacctatcaaaaattaatttaagaCTTAAGACTTTTTACAGCCTTAtattaggaaaacattatttaagactGTTGATATGTGCAaattctctcctgattcagaccagattactttttcactggaggaagtgttattatggattatagacctgtattttagccagaagctcATACAATtcttaaagatggatttgttttttacaaaaatgcagcttttggcttcacaagatgttaactgatggactggagtggtgtgaattatttctggattattgtgtttttatcagctgcttggactctcattctgacggcacccattcactacagaggatccattggtgagcatttCTCCACATCTGATgagaaaacaaactcatctacatcttggatgccctaagGGCAGATACATTggaagcaaattttcattttttgctaaactatttctttaaaaccaCAAAAAAGGACTACCTTGGGAAGTATTCTTCATTAATAAGCAATATCAGTTTCCAGAACTGCCCTCGATATTGTTTCATTAAGGCATTTCCACAGACCTAAAGGGACAGACATGACAACAAAAAAAATACGTTAAGTGTGAGCAATAGTAAAAAACAAATCATTTGCCACAGGAAGATGGATTTACCTCCAGGAAGTCGAAGAGAATAGTTGCTGTGATGTCCGCAAGCGGCTCCATGTTGAGGATTTGTGCCAGCCAGCGCCAGCCGTGATTCAAGCCGTGAGGATGAGGCTGATGCAGAGACAAAGCTTATGTTAGATATTCAGCTTCTTCCATAGGGAATTAAACTCTGTTAATACATGATAGTGTAAAGGAATACCACACACCCCTTGTTTGCCGATGTAAGG
Above is a genomic segment from Garra rufa chromosome 15, GarRuf1.0, whole genome shotgun sequence containing:
- the LOC141286880 gene encoding uncharacterized protein, yielding MVLIKFPAAVCVVALWCEWVRFGLGCSGLLLCRSCGHEVAEDTDLRFVPSRLALSHRNDTVIGGKRVSVQLFENPQGFQFEVVTFKRADVLKHWPADSHFTWYPDHAWTIATCPRCKTHLGWAFQPSDWPKTVTREEFEGSDQTFVALIADRLLQEHFASTLLMTPKSFRS